One window from the genome of Marinobacter sp. es.048 encodes:
- a CDS encoding mechanosensitive ion channel family protein yields the protein MEDLFGAEGGASELMNQAMSLVMTYAPKVVLAIVTLIVGLWLINRFVGVLDTKLGKKDPTLNKFLCGLLSVILKILLLISVASMVGIATTSFIAIVGAAGLAVGLALQGSLANFAGGVLILIFKPFKVGDVIDAQGYLGSVREISILYTIVDTFDNRRIIIPNGQLANASLTNLSAYETRRCDMSFGIGYGDDIDKAKAVCKRLIEEDERALKDPEPLIVVGALGESSVDLTVRAWTKSADLWPFYWDMHEKVKKAFDAEGISIPFPQRDVHMIKTD from the coding sequence ATGGAAGATCTATTTGGCGCTGAAGGCGGTGCCTCGGAACTCATGAATCAGGCGATGTCCCTGGTCATGACTTACGCACCGAAAGTCGTCCTGGCCATAGTCACATTGATTGTAGGCCTGTGGCTGATCAACCGATTTGTCGGCGTGCTCGATACCAAACTGGGCAAGAAAGACCCGACCCTGAACAAATTCCTCTGCGGCCTTCTCAGCGTAATCCTCAAGATTCTGCTGCTGATTTCCGTCGCCTCCATGGTTGGCATCGCCACCACATCCTTTATCGCCATTGTCGGTGCCGCCGGTCTGGCGGTGGGCCTGGCGCTGCAGGGCAGTCTCGCCAACTTCGCCGGCGGCGTCCTGATCCTGATTTTCAAGCCGTTCAAGGTAGGCGATGTCATCGACGCCCAGGGCTACCTGGGCTCCGTCAGGGAAATCTCCATTCTCTACACCATTGTCGACACCTTTGATAACCGGCGCATCATCATCCCCAATGGTCAACTGGCCAACGCCAGCCTGACCAACCTGAGCGCCTATGAAACCCGTCGCTGCGACATGAGCTTCGGCATCGGCTACGGTGATGACATCGACAAGGCCAAGGCCGTCTGCAAGCGACTCATTGAGGAAGACGAGCGCGCACTGAAAGACCCCGAGCCGCTGATCGTTGTTGGCGCCCTCGGCGAAAGCTCCGTCGACCTGACCGTTCGGGCCTGGACCAAGTCCGCTGACCTCTGGCCCTTCTACTGGGACATGCATGAGAAAGTGAAGAAAGCATTCGACGCCGAGGGCATCAGCATTCCGTTCCCCCAGCGCGATGTGCATATGATTAAAACCGACTGA
- the mnmH gene encoding tRNA 2-selenouridine(34) synthase MnmH, whose amino-acid sequence MASRPDTDDYLSLFLNNVPLMDVRAPVEFSRGSFPNTENAPLMNDEERHRVGICYKEKGQDKAIELGHQLVSGDIKAQRIEAWKRFVARHPNGYLFCFRGGLRSRLTQQWIRDAGIDYPLVKGGYKALRRFLIDSLEAQIESGEFRILSGRTGTGKTRVLQQLPNPVDLEGLANHRGSSFGRQVTPQPSQIDFENRLAVAILKARHFNDGPVYLEDESRLVGRCALPESLKDRMAESPLLILEQPMKERVAIIREDYVEGMLADYVNRDGAEAGWLNFRDYLLSALDRIRKRLGGERHKQLRGLMEEALVQQENTGQTGAHNAWIQALLQDYYDPMYDYQLSQKEGRILVRGGPGTIVDWANKSSIA is encoded by the coding sequence ATGGCAAGCAGACCCGACACCGACGACTACCTTTCCCTGTTCCTGAATAACGTGCCGCTGATGGACGTCAGGGCACCGGTGGAGTTCAGCCGTGGCAGCTTTCCGAATACCGAAAACGCGCCCCTGATGAACGATGAGGAGCGCCACCGGGTCGGCATCTGTTACAAAGAAAAAGGCCAGGACAAGGCCATTGAGCTGGGCCATCAGCTGGTTTCCGGTGATATCAAGGCCCAACGCATTGAAGCCTGGAAGCGCTTTGTGGCCCGCCATCCGAACGGCTACCTGTTCTGTTTTCGGGGCGGTCTGCGCTCCCGGCTCACCCAGCAGTGGATCCGGGATGCCGGCATTGACTACCCGCTGGTTAAAGGCGGCTACAAGGCATTGCGCCGATTCCTGATCGACAGCCTGGAAGCCCAGATCGAATCCGGCGAGTTCCGTATTCTCAGCGGGCGCACCGGTACCGGCAAAACACGGGTTCTGCAACAACTGCCGAATCCGGTGGATCTTGAAGGCCTTGCCAACCACCGGGGTTCCAGTTTCGGGCGACAGGTAACGCCTCAACCTTCACAGATCGATTTCGAGAACCGGCTGGCCGTGGCCATTCTCAAAGCCCGTCATTTCAACGATGGCCCGGTTTACCTGGAAGATGAAAGCCGCCTCGTGGGGCGTTGCGCCCTCCCCGAATCGCTCAAGGATCGCATGGCCGAGTCGCCGCTGCTGATTCTTGAGCAACCCATGAAAGAGCGTGTTGCCATTATCCGGGAAGACTATGTTGAAGGCATGCTTGCGGATTACGTAAACCGCGACGGAGCCGAAGCGGGCTGGCTGAATTTCCGGGACTACCTGTTGAGTGCCCTTGACCGAATTCGCAAGCGCCTTGGCGGTGAGCGGCACAAACAGCTGCGCGGTCTGATGGAAGAGGCGCTGGTGCAGCAGGAAAACACCGGACAGACTGGCGCGCATAACGCATGGATTCAGGCGCTGCTTCAGGACTATTACGACCCCATGTACGACTACCAATTGAGCCAGAAAGAGGGCCGGATTCTTGTCCGCGGAGGCCCCGGAACCATTGTCGATTGGGCCAACAAGAGCTCGATTGCGTAA
- a CDS encoding class I SAM-dependent methyltransferase codes for MSADCLNQHLRKTLARGRVAVSRPAGCERVALYLFDPTVLEGPLSHEEAQAVVAEPAYWSFCWASGQVLASWILDNPRWVEGKRVLDFGSGSGIVAVAAAMAGAREAIACDIDPAALDAASANAALNGVSVGLCCDWADRPEDLDVVTAADVLYDPENRPLLRVFREAVPRVLLADSRMKVLGDSAYRRQATIEARTWPDLHEFEEFNRVRIYLAEKSQ; via the coding sequence ATGTCAGCGGACTGTCTGAATCAGCACCTGCGCAAAACCCTCGCCCGAGGCCGGGTGGCCGTTTCCCGTCCTGCCGGCTGTGAACGCGTTGCCCTGTACCTCTTTGACCCGACCGTGCTTGAGGGGCCGTTATCCCACGAAGAGGCCCAGGCTGTGGTTGCCGAACCTGCCTACTGGTCTTTCTGCTGGGCCAGCGGCCAGGTGCTTGCCAGCTGGATTCTGGACAATCCCCGGTGGGTTGAGGGCAAGCGGGTCCTGGACTTCGGCTCCGGATCGGGAATAGTGGCTGTAGCGGCTGCGATGGCGGGAGCCCGCGAAGCCATCGCCTGTGATATTGATCCGGCAGCGCTGGACGCAGCCAGTGCCAACGCTGCCCTCAATGGTGTTTCCGTTGGCCTTTGCTGTGACTGGGCAGACCGACCTGAGGATCTGGATGTCGTGACAGCGGCGGATGTGCTCTACGATCCCGAAAACCGGCCGCTGCTCCGCGTCTTTCGCGAGGCGGTACCCCGGGTGCTACTGGCGGATTCGCGGATGAAAGTGTTGGGTGACAGTGCCTATCGCAGGCAGGCAACGATTGAGGCCCGGACCTGGCCGGATCTGCACGAATTCGAGGAGTTCAATCGGGTTCGAATCTATTTGGCCGAGAAAAGCCAGTAA
- a CDS encoding VanZ family protein — MDTLKQQLTSLLQYRPLWQAAFVVSVLAIGFLATTDSPHAIPSSSNDKVNHLIAFLELTILTRLAWPELRAIWFAPALLGFGLGIELIQATLPYREFSLADLAADGAGIAIGLLPWPGIRNAGKPDLRNSPESL, encoded by the coding sequence ATGGATACATTGAAACAACAACTGACCAGCCTGCTGCAATACCGCCCCCTCTGGCAGGCAGCCTTTGTGGTTTCCGTGCTGGCCATCGGGTTTCTTGCGACAACCGACAGCCCTCATGCCATACCATCATCGTCGAACGACAAGGTGAACCACCTTATCGCCTTCCTCGAGCTCACCATCCTGACCCGGCTGGCCTGGCCGGAGCTCCGGGCCATCTGGTTTGCACCGGCACTGCTGGGCTTTGGCCTTGGCATTGAGCTTATCCAGGCAACCCTGCCCTACCGGGAATTTTCCCTGGCCGATCTGGCTGCGGACGGCGCAGGCATCGCCATCGGACTTCTTCCCTGGCCCGGCATCCGAAACGCCGGAAAACCGGATTTGCGAAATTCGCCAGAATCCCTGTGA
- the cysZ gene encoding sulfate transporter CysZ, translated as MLKGNFFRGLGYLGEGFRLIRQPGLRLFVIIPLVINILLFGLLFFFMGELFAGLIAAAMSWLPDWAWLQALDWLFWILYGAVIVLMLAYGFVIVANLIGSPFYGYLAELTEKHLTGQEMNTDDSWASIIKDIPRALAREVQKILYYLPRAIALLIIGLIPVVNLVAAVLWFLFNSWMMALQYVDYPADNHKLSFPALRRLLGDTRLSAFGFGLPVALAAMVPVLNLFVVPAAVCGATAYWVRENGATRT; from the coding sequence ATGCTCAAGGGTAATTTTTTTCGTGGACTGGGCTACCTGGGTGAGGGTTTCCGCCTTATTCGTCAGCCCGGTCTTCGGCTGTTCGTCATCATTCCACTGGTTATCAATATTTTGCTTTTCGGATTGCTTTTCTTCTTTATGGGAGAGCTGTTCGCAGGCTTGATTGCCGCCGCGATGTCGTGGTTGCCGGACTGGGCGTGGCTTCAGGCACTGGATTGGCTGTTCTGGATTCTCTACGGTGCGGTCATTGTGCTGATGCTGGCCTATGGCTTCGTGATCGTTGCCAACCTGATTGGTTCCCCTTTCTATGGCTATCTTGCCGAGCTGACGGAAAAGCACCTGACCGGTCAGGAGATGAATACCGATGACAGCTGGGCGTCCATCATCAAGGATATTCCCCGTGCGCTCGCGCGCGAGGTTCAGAAGATCCTGTATTACCTGCCGCGGGCTATCGCTTTACTGATCATCGGTCTTATACCGGTTGTTAATCTGGTTGCAGCTGTTCTCTGGTTTCTTTTCAACAGCTGGATGATGGCGCTGCAATACGTGGACTACCCGGCAGACAACCACAAGCTCAGTTTCCCCGCCCTGCGTCGGTTGCTCGGTGACACGCGCTTGTCTGCCTTCGGCTTTGGCCTGCCGGTGGCATTGGCCGCCATGGTGCCGGTGCTGAATCTGTTTGTGGTGCCTGCGGCGGTGTGTGGGGCAACGGCTTACTGGGTGCGTGAGAACGGCGCCACAAGAACTTAA
- the rapA gene encoding RNA polymerase-associated protein RapA, whose translation MDTSEFVIGQRWVSHSDTGLGLGIVTDISGRRVTLGFPAADEERTYAIDNAPLSRIIYQLGEEIETFGGERYTVRAVEDLGGVLMYHADDGTDLHEISEVKLAGSVNFSAPHQRLFAGQFDRNGAFRLRFATLQHMNRLRASSAQGLIGARTQHLPHQIYIAHEVAGRHAPRVLLADEVGLGKTIEAGLILHYQLHTGRAKHALIVVPDSLTHQWLVEMLRRFNLRFSIVDQGRYDALKEQESDVDALVNHIFGDEDAVNPFESEQLVLCSLDFLKKSQKAQDDALKADWDLMIVDEAHHLAWSPEEVSPEYRIVEELSAVSRGLLLLTATPEQVGIASHFARLRLLDPARFHDLETFRREEQQYEAINSVVRRLQDEDSDIGEGDQKLLREWLGEELDQLLAGDTPRQSVIDALLDRHGTGRVLFRNTRAAIQGFPERRPDPEPLPCPAMYEGQASGIQGLTPEQLVPEEQWLAEDPRVEWLEKKLVGLRPAKVVVICASAQTAMALEHYLQLRAGIRSAAFHEHLSLIERDRAAAYFADTEQGAQALICSEIGSEGRNFQFAHHLVLFDLPANPDLLEQRIGRLDRIGQTEAIDIHVPYLRGTSQEVQFRWFQDGLNAFAESCAVGVAVQETVQARWQQAIDGDLDVADELVKASSDEAKRLRTLLQAGRDALIELNSCRPEVAEDLIAAIEDEEAEARVRDYMMEAFDILGVDVEDHADHSDILRPGEQYQAGHVAELPEDGITVTWDRQNALEREDLAFMSWEHPMVTGVMDSVTSSGLGKAALASLSVKALPPGTLLMEAVFTVHCPAPEALQLTRYLPVSPLRLLVDVNGKELSGALPHDRLNEMCSNIRRRTAQAIVPQIRPQVETMVDHVERLSEPHLEPLKTQALGQLEASFAPEIRRLEALKKVNPAIREEEIDFFREQFDAAKDAIGHASLGLEGIRVIVTA comes from the coding sequence TTGGATACATCGGAATTTGTTATTGGTCAGCGTTGGGTCAGCCACAGTGATACCGGCCTGGGGCTCGGTATCGTTACGGATATCTCCGGGCGCCGGGTGACCCTCGGGTTTCCTGCTGCGGATGAGGAGCGCACCTACGCGATTGATAACGCCCCACTGTCCCGCATCATCTATCAGTTGGGCGAGGAGATTGAGACCTTCGGTGGCGAGCGGTACACGGTCCGTGCGGTTGAGGACCTCGGCGGCGTGCTGATGTATCACGCGGACGACGGTACCGATCTGCATGAAATTTCGGAAGTAAAACTCGCCGGGTCTGTGAATTTTTCAGCACCGCACCAGCGGCTGTTCGCGGGCCAGTTCGATCGCAACGGCGCCTTTCGTCTGAGGTTTGCCACGCTTCAGCACATGAACCGCCTGCGGGCATCTTCAGCCCAGGGGTTGATCGGAGCCCGAACGCAACATCTGCCGCACCAGATCTACATTGCCCATGAAGTTGCCGGGCGTCATGCGCCACGGGTCCTTCTGGCCGATGAAGTCGGCCTCGGCAAAACCATCGAGGCGGGGCTGATCCTTCATTATCAGCTGCACACCGGCCGGGCAAAACATGCCCTGATCGTGGTGCCGGATTCCCTCACGCACCAATGGCTGGTGGAAATGCTTCGGCGCTTCAATCTGCGTTTCTCGATCGTGGATCAGGGTCGCTACGATGCCCTGAAAGAGCAGGAAAGTGACGTTGATGCGCTGGTTAACCATATTTTTGGCGATGAAGATGCGGTTAATCCGTTCGAGAGCGAGCAGCTCGTACTCTGTAGTCTCGACTTCCTGAAGAAAAGCCAGAAGGCGCAGGACGATGCCCTCAAGGCTGACTGGGACCTGATGATTGTGGATGAGGCCCATCATCTTGCGTGGAGCCCTGAAGAGGTCAGCCCGGAATACCGTATCGTTGAGGAACTGTCGGCGGTCAGCCGCGGCCTGCTGTTGCTGACAGCAACGCCCGAGCAGGTGGGTATCGCCAGCCACTTTGCCCGCCTGCGGCTTCTGGACCCGGCCCGTTTTCATGATCTGGAAACCTTCCGCAGAGAAGAGCAGCAGTACGAAGCCATCAACAGCGTTGTCCGCCGGCTTCAGGACGAAGATTCCGATATCGGCGAGGGCGACCAGAAGCTGCTGCGGGAATGGTTGGGAGAAGAACTGGACCAGCTGCTGGCCGGTGACACTCCGCGGCAATCGGTGATTGATGCTTTGCTGGATCGGCATGGCACCGGTCGTGTGCTGTTCCGGAATACCCGTGCGGCAATCCAGGGATTTCCCGAGCGCCGTCCTGATCCTGAGCCTCTGCCGTGCCCGGCCATGTACGAGGGGCAGGCCTCCGGTATTCAGGGGTTGACCCCGGAGCAACTGGTGCCCGAGGAGCAATGGCTGGCGGAGGATCCCAGGGTTGAATGGCTCGAGAAAAAGCTGGTCGGCCTGCGCCCGGCCAAAGTGGTGGTTATCTGTGCCAGTGCCCAGACAGCCATGGCCCTGGAGCATTACCTCCAGCTGCGGGCCGGTATCCGCAGTGCTGCTTTCCATGAACACCTGAGCCTGATTGAGCGTGATCGCGCCGCCGCCTATTTTGCCGACACGGAGCAGGGCGCGCAGGCGCTAATCTGCTCTGAGATTGGCAGCGAAGGCCGTAATTTCCAGTTTGCCCACCACCTCGTGCTGTTCGATCTGCCCGCCAACCCGGACTTGCTCGAGCAGCGGATCGGGCGACTGGACAGGATCGGTCAGACCGAAGCCATTGATATCCACGTCCCCTATCTGCGTGGTACCAGTCAGGAGGTGCAGTTCCGCTGGTTCCAAGATGGCCTGAACGCCTTTGCTGAAAGTTGCGCCGTGGGTGTTGCGGTTCAGGAAACGGTGCAGGCCCGGTGGCAGCAGGCTATTGATGGCGACCTTGATGTGGCTGATGAACTGGTCAAGGCGTCCTCGGACGAGGCAAAACGCCTGAGAACGCTGCTGCAGGCTGGCCGCGATGCCCTGATCGAGCTGAATTCCTGTCGCCCTGAGGTGGCAGAGGATCTGATAGCCGCCATCGAAGACGAAGAAGCCGAGGCGAGGGTTCGGGATTACATGATGGAAGCTTTTGACATCCTCGGTGTGGATGTTGAAGACCATGCCGATCACTCCGACATTCTGCGACCTGGCGAGCAATACCAGGCCGGTCATGTCGCTGAATTGCCGGAAGACGGGATTACCGTGACCTGGGACCGACAAAATGCCCTTGAACGGGAAGACCTGGCCTTCATGAGCTGGGAACACCCGATGGTCACCGGGGTGATGGACTCGGTGACCAGTTCCGGCCTTGGCAAGGCCGCCCTCGCCAGTCTTTCGGTAAAGGCCCTGCCGCCCGGAACGCTGTTGATGGAGGCCGTGTTTACGGTGCACTGCCCGGCACCGGAAGCTCTCCAACTGACCCGTTACCTGCCGGTCTCGCCACTACGGCTGCTGGTGGATGTGAATGGCAAGGAACTCTCGGGGGCGTTGCCCCACGACCGTCTTAACGAGATGTGCTCGAATATCCGGCGGCGCACGGCCCAGGCAATCGTTCCGCAGATCCGGCCTCAGGTCGAAACGATGGTGGATCACGTGGAGCGATTGTCGGAGCCTCATCTGGAGCCCCTGAAGACACAGGCGCTTGGGCAATTGGAGGCCAGTTTCGCACCGGAAATCCGGAGGCTTGAGGCATTGAAAAAGGTCAATCCTGCGATTCGTGAGGAAGAAATCGACTTTTTCCGTGAACAGTTCGATGCGGCGAAAGACGCCATAGGTCATGCCAGCCTGGGGTTGGAAGGCATTCGTGTGATCGTGACCGCATAA
- a CDS encoding acyl-CoA dehydrogenase, which translates to MMTFILFVVALAGLLIVMRRESGATSAIGVMAVTGLLSLIFASGWLALILFIGAGVTAAAGLPGFRQSWLTPRIFAMFKKVAPKVSDTEKVALEAGTVGWDGELFTGRPDWHNLLINRNTGLSDEEQAFVDNQCVQAISMCNTWDVAVERADLPKELWDFLKKEGFFGMIIPKEYGGLEFSAKAQSAVLQKLASNESLMVSVGVPNSLGPGELLVKYGTEEQKNHYLPRLADGREIPCFGLTGPRAGSDATSLPDTGIVCKQKVDGKEVVGIRLNFEKRWITLAPIATVVGLAFRMFDPDGLLGETEDYGITCALIPRDTKGMEIGRRHCPIGSPFLNGPIKGKDVFIPLDYIIGGVDMAGQGWRMLVECLSVGRCITLPSGAAGAAASAVGTAGGFTRIRRQFNTPVADMEGVQEPLARIAAKTYISQAAVNHTANMIDKGEKPAVPSAILKYHLTEFQRGVLTDAMDVHGGKTVTLGPRNYLGIGYSGAAVSITVEGANIMTRSLMIFGQGAIRCHPYVLKELAAKDNDDINAFDDAFFGHAGLIFGNAARAFTQALGLGRADVPFDSASRKYAQAVARFSAAFGLCSDAAMTTLGSELKMRELISARLGDMLSNLYLASMVLKNWHETQPVEGEKEVMEYSLGMLMHRTENALDEFLQNLPNRAVALVLRGVTMPLGRRWGSPQDDLARKLARAISTDTPIRNKLIASVWHTNGEGTVENPVARYNGLLKDYDKAEQLYRKATKAYGKGELPMTALHPEERFEAALKAGVYTKEEADFMRQYEIVVLEMLTVDDFPFDEFARNKETVIDHNPA; encoded by the coding sequence ATGATGACTTTCATTCTGTTTGTAGTGGCACTGGCTGGCCTGCTGATTGTGATGCGGCGCGAATCCGGTGCAACGTCTGCGATTGGCGTAATGGCCGTTACCGGCCTGCTGTCGCTGATTTTTGCCTCCGGCTGGCTGGCGCTGATTCTGTTTATTGGTGCCGGCGTAACGGCTGCCGCTGGCCTGCCTGGTTTCCGCCAAAGCTGGCTCACGCCCCGCATTTTTGCGATGTTCAAGAAAGTTGCGCCGAAGGTTTCCGATACTGAGAAAGTTGCACTGGAAGCAGGGACGGTCGGCTGGGACGGTGAACTGTTCACCGGTCGGCCGGATTGGCACAACCTGTTGATTAACCGCAATACGGGCCTGAGCGATGAAGAGCAGGCGTTCGTCGACAACCAGTGCGTCCAGGCGATTTCCATGTGTAACACCTGGGATGTGGCGGTTGAGCGGGCTGATCTGCCCAAAGAACTCTGGGACTTCCTCAAGAAGGAGGGTTTCTTCGGGATGATCATTCCCAAGGAATACGGTGGTCTCGAATTTTCCGCCAAGGCGCAGTCTGCGGTTCTGCAAAAACTGGCGTCCAACGAGTCGCTCATGGTCTCTGTGGGCGTACCCAATTCCCTCGGTCCTGGCGAGTTGCTCGTGAAGTACGGCACCGAGGAACAGAAAAACCACTACCTGCCCCGGCTTGCTGACGGTCGCGAAATTCCGTGCTTTGGTCTGACTGGACCAAGGGCTGGTTCGGATGCCACGTCACTTCCGGACACCGGTATCGTTTGCAAGCAGAAAGTCGATGGAAAGGAAGTTGTCGGTATCCGGCTCAATTTCGAGAAGCGTTGGATCACACTGGCACCCATCGCCACTGTTGTCGGCCTGGCCTTCCGCATGTTTGACCCGGACGGGCTCCTGGGCGAAACCGAAGACTATGGTATTACCTGCGCACTGATCCCCAGGGACACCAAGGGTATGGAAATCGGCCGTCGTCATTGCCCGATTGGTAGCCCGTTCCTGAACGGCCCGATCAAGGGGAAAGACGTTTTCATTCCGCTGGACTACATCATCGGTGGTGTCGATATGGCAGGTCAGGGCTGGCGTATGCTGGTTGAGTGCCTGTCGGTAGGTCGCTGTATCACCTTGCCGTCCGGTGCGGCGGGGGCGGCTGCATCCGCCGTTGGCACCGCTGGTGGTTTCACCCGTATCCGCCGTCAGTTCAATACGCCGGTTGCTGATATGGAAGGTGTGCAGGAGCCGCTGGCCCGCATCGCCGCCAAGACCTATATCTCTCAGGCGGCTGTGAACCACACCGCCAATATGATTGATAAAGGCGAGAAGCCGGCAGTACCGTCTGCGATCCTTAAATACCACCTTACCGAGTTTCAGCGCGGTGTGTTGACCGATGCCATGGACGTTCACGGTGGCAAGACCGTGACACTAGGTCCGCGTAACTACCTGGGCATTGGCTACAGCGGTGCTGCTGTATCGATCACCGTTGAGGGGGCCAACATCATGACCCGCAGCCTGATGATCTTCGGTCAGGGCGCCATTCGCTGCCACCCCTATGTGCTCAAGGAGTTGGCGGCCAAGGATAACGATGATATCAACGCGTTTGACGATGCTTTCTTCGGTCATGCCGGCCTGATTTTCGGCAATGCCGCCCGCGCCTTTACCCAGGCCCTGGGCCTTGGTCGGGCAGACGTGCCGTTTGACAGCGCCAGTCGCAAGTACGCCCAGGCCGTTGCTCGCTTCAGTGCGGCGTTTGGCCTGTGCTCGGATGCGGCGATGACCACGCTCGGAAGCGAACTGAAAATGCGGGAGCTTATCTCTGCACGACTGGGGGATATGCTGTCCAACCTTTACCTCGCTTCCATGGTGCTCAAGAACTGGCACGAGACCCAGCCGGTCGAGGGTGAGAAGGAGGTGATGGAGTACAGTCTGGGCATGCTGATGCATCGCACTGAAAATGCCCTGGACGAGTTTCTCCAGAACCTGCCGAATCGTGCCGTGGCGCTGGTTCTGCGCGGCGTTACGATGCCACTCGGCCGCCGTTGGGGCAGCCCCCAGGACGACCTTGCGCGTAAACTGGCTCGGGCAATATCCACCGACACGCCCATCCGCAATAAGCTGATTGCCAGCGTTTGGCACACCAATGGCGAAGGCACCGTGGAAAATCCGGTGGCTCGCTACAATGGGCTGCTCAAGGACTACGACAAGGCTGAGCAGCTGTATCGGAAAGCGACCAAGGCCTACGGCAAGGGTGAATTGCCGATGACCGCCTTGCATCCGGAAGAGCGGTTCGAGGCGGCCCTGAAGGCTGGCGTCTACACCAAGGAAGAAGCCGATTTCATGCGCCAGTACGAGATCGTGGTACTTGAGATGCTGACGGTGGATGACTTCCCGTTTGATGAGTTTGCGCGCAACAAGGAGACGGTGATTGATCACAACCCTGCCTGA
- the crcB gene encoding fluoride efflux transporter CrcB has product MWLSFVAVSVGAVIGANLRWALGLWLNTTYHAVPYGTLVANLSGGWLIGLLIGYFSHGTTLAPEWRLFAITGLCGALTTFSTFSLEMFAAIQDGKWAMAITGILAHVVGSILMTALGIYTFGLVKG; this is encoded by the coding sequence ATGTGGTTGTCGTTTGTTGCAGTGAGTGTTGGCGCCGTGATCGGCGCCAATCTTCGTTGGGCTCTGGGCCTGTGGCTCAATACCACCTACCACGCCGTTCCTTATGGCACTCTGGTCGCCAACCTCAGTGGGGGTTGGCTGATTGGGCTGCTGATTGGTTACTTCAGTCATGGCACCACATTGGCACCGGAATGGCGCCTGTTTGCTATCACCGGTCTTTGCGGTGCCCTTACGACTTTCTCCACATTTTCCCTTGAGATGTTTGCCGCCATACAGGATGGCAAATGGGCCATGGCAATTACCGGCATTCTGGCCCACGTTGTTGGCTCCATCCTTATGACTGCACTGGGAATTTACACCTTTGGCCTGGTGAAGGGATGA
- a CDS encoding cold-shock protein — protein sequence MSTTTGTVKFFNEAKGFGFITREGGPDVFVHYSAIQGSGFKTLAEGQQVEFTVTQGQKGPQAENVVAL from the coding sequence ATGTCTACTACTACCGGTACTGTTAAGTTCTTCAACGAAGCAAAAGGCTTTGGCTTTATCACTCGTGAAGGCGGCCCGGACGTTTTTGTTCACTACAGCGCTATTCAGGGCAGCGGTTTCAAAACTCTGGCAGAAGGCCAGCAGGTTGAGTTCACCGTTACCCAGGGCCAGAAAGGTCCTCAGGCGGAGAACGTTGTTGCCCTGTAA
- a CDS encoding lysophospholipid acyltransferase family protein, which translates to MLRLLKAAWILFWAILLTLILFFPIVIAALFGKRGDAAFHGTQIYAWIILKVCGMRLKVHGKENIEPGQRYVILSNHASYFDPPALVLALGVQYRWVIKKELRKVPLFGLALETSRNLFIDRSKGSDALESIKRGVGQLPDGTSILIFPEGTRSWDGKLLPFKKGGFVIAQDGQLPILPITICGSHQRLPKGSAAFNSGEIEIVIHPPMPSGVLPLDDLMTDVRNSIASSL; encoded by the coding sequence ATGCTCCGACTGCTAAAAGCTGCCTGGATTCTGTTCTGGGCCATACTGCTTACCCTGATTCTGTTTTTCCCAATCGTGATTGCTGCCCTGTTTGGCAAGCGGGGTGACGCAGCGTTTCATGGTACCCAGATCTACGCCTGGATCATCCTGAAAGTCTGCGGCATGCGCCTCAAAGTGCATGGTAAAGAAAACATAGAGCCGGGCCAGCGCTACGTGATTCTGAGCAATCACGCTTCCTATTTTGATCCTCCCGCATTGGTGCTTGCCCTTGGAGTGCAGTATCGGTGGGTGATCAAGAAGGAGTTGCGCAAGGTGCCCCTGTTCGGATTGGCCCTGGAGACTTCCCGGAACCTGTTTATCGACCGTTCCAAAGGCAGCGACGCGCTGGAGAGCATCAAGCGGGGAGTGGGCCAGCTTCCGGATGGCACCAGCATATTGATTTTCCCGGAAGGTACCCGTTCTTGGGATGGCAAGTTGCTGCCCTTCAAGAAGGGTGGTTTCGTTATTGCCCAGGATGGCCAGCTTCCAATCCTTCCAATAACCATCTGCGGTTCTCATCAGCGTTTGCCGAAGGGTAGTGCGGCCTTCAACAGCGGTGAAATTGAAATCGTCATCCATCCCCCGATGCCTTCCGGGGTTTTGCCTCTGGATGACTTGATGACGGACGTTCGTAACAGCATTGCGTCCTCCCTCTGA